Genomic window (Mycolicibacterium smegmatis):
GTGACCTCAGCGAAGACGAACGCAGGTGGATCGAGGAGGCGACGCGGTGGGGTGGCGCCGAGGGGGCCTACGCCGCGATGCATCGCACCAAACCGCAGACTGCCGCGGTGGGCCTGACGGACTCGCCGGCCGGTCTCGCTGCGTGGATCGTCGAGAAGATGCGGGCGTGGAGTGACTGCGGCGGGGACGTCGAGAGCGTGTTCAGCAAGGATGACCTCCTCACCAACGTCACGGTGTACTGGATGACCGCCACCATCGGCTCGTCGATGCGTATGTACCGGGCGAATGCCGCGATCCCGGTGGAGCAGTACGCGCGACGCGTCGAGGTGCCGACGGGGTACTCGCTGTTCCGCGGGGACATCGTGCGACCGCCACATGCCTGGCTGCACCGCACCAGCAACGCCGTCTACATCACGGAACCACCGCGCGGTGGGCACTTCGCGCCGTACGAGCAACCGGAACTCTATGCCGAGGAACTGCGGAACTTCTTCCGGCCCTACCGCAATCACACCTGACGGTCTACAACGGAGTGATGCCGTTCACCACCCGCCCGACCGTGACCGGATGGCACGGCATGGCCGCGTCCACCCACTGGCTGGCGTCCGGAACCGCGCAAGCCGTGCTGGAGCGTGGCGGCAACGCCTTCGATGCCGCGGTGGCCGCGGGATTCGTCCTGCACGTCGCCGAACCGCATCTCAACGGTCCAGGCGGGGACATGGTGGCGCTGGTGTCCACCTCCACCACCCCGCAGCCCGTGGTCCTGGTCGGACAGGGGCCTGCGCCTGCCGGTGCGACGATCGCGGCCTTTCGGGAGCGCGGGCTGACGCACGTGCCGGGGGCCGGTGCGCTCGCGGCGGCGGTGCCCGCCGCGGTGGAGACGTGGTTTCACCTGCTGGAGCGTTACGGCACATGGCGGCTGTCCGACGTCCTCGGCTATGCCGCCGAGTACGCCGAGCGCGGCATCGAGTGCAGCGAGCAGCTCTCGGCTGTGCTCGCCACCATGGCCCGTCATTTCACCGCGCACTGGCCGACTTCGCGCGACGTGTGGCTGCCCGACGGCACCCCACCCGCACCTGGTGACCTGGTCCGCAATCCGGCGTATGCGGCCGTGCTGCGCCGGTTGTCCGAGGCCGGCGCGACCGGTACCCGCGTGGCGGGCATCGACCGGGCCCGCCGGATGTGGCGCAATGAGATTGCCTCGGCCATCGTCGAATTCACGTCACGGCCACACCGCCACTCGGGTGGCGGTGACCATGCCGGGGTGCTCACCACATCGGACTTCCAGAATCTGCGGATCGGTTCGGAAGCGTCGCTGCGGCTGCGGTTCCGCGGTGTCGACGTGGTCAAGGCCGGGTTCTGGTCATCGGGGCCGGTGTTGTTGCAGGCGTTGGGAATTCTCGACCAGGCAGCGGCATCGCGCAGCATCGACCCCGACACCGCCGCCGGGGCACACACGATCGTCGAGACCGTCAAGCTGGCGATGGCCGACCGCGAGGCGTACTACGGCGACGCCCGCCCCGACCAGGGGGTCCTTGGGCAACTTCTCTCCGTCGAGTACTGCGCGGAGCGTGCGGGTGCCATCACCGATCACGCAGCGACCGTCGTCGATCCCGGTGTGTTGCCGGGCATCCGGCCCTACCGGTCACGGACCACCGTCACGCCCCACGACGAACTCGGCACGGGTGAGCCGACGGTGTCGCGTACCGGCGAAACCCGCGGTGACACCTGTCATCTGGACGTGGTGGACCGTTTCGGCAACATGATCTCGGCAACCCCGTCCGGCGGGTGGCTGCAGTCGTCACCGGCTGTCCCTGGCCTGGGCTTCTGTCTGGGTACACGGCTGCAGATGACCTGGCTCGACGAGGACAGCCCCTCGGCGTTGAAGCCGGGGACCCGCCCGCGGACGACGCTGAGCCCGACCATGGTGCTCGAGGCGGGCGTACCCGTGACGTCACTGGGCACGCCCGGCGGTGACCAGCAGGACCAGTGGCAACTGCTCTATCTGTTGCGCACCATCGTCACAGGCATGACACCACAACAGGCGATCGACGCTCCGATGTACCACACCACCGCTTTTCCCGGGTCGTTCGTGCCGCGTACCGCATCGGAACGCGGTGTGGTGGTGGAGGATCGGGCCGGAACCGAGGTGATCGACGGATTGCGCGGCCGCGGGCACGACGTGACCGTCACAGACGGTTGGTCACTCGGAAGGCTGTCCATGGTGGGCCGAGACCGTGTGACCGGCCGGTTGTGCGCGGCCGCCAACCCCCGTGGCGGCACCGGTTACGCCGTCGGGCGGTGAATCCACCGGAGGTTCCGGCAGGGGTTCGAGGCCTTCGGCCCGCCTCTTGAGCCGTACGCTGCGCAGGATCTGCAAGCTGAGGTTGGTCGACGTGATCATCGGGAAAATGCCGAGGAACGTGCGCTCGGACGGGGTGCGCCCGTGCAACTGCTCGAGGCTGCCGAACACATAGAAACACCCGAGAAAGAACAGGGTGGCCGGAACGGCAAGTGCCAGCAGGCTGCCGCGATCGTGGAGAACCTGGCGGGCGAGGCTGAGCTCGTCGGCGGTCATCGGTGCACGTTTGCCCACCTTGCGCACCGCTGCGGTCGCGGCACCGATCCCGAGCGTCGCGGTGACGTGCGCCCGCCGCCCGACGCGCCTGGTGAACATGAACGCTCCGAACGCGGCCACCCAGATCAAGGTGAACGAGATGATCGCGAAGATGCCGTACAGAGTGGAAGTGGTCATACCACATCTGCCCTTTCACGTTGCCGCACCGCCTGTCTCAACGGTCGTTGCCGGATGAAGGTGGGCCACCAGAACCACGGGCCGAGCAGCCGCAGCAGGCACGGCACCACCAGCGAGCGAACGATCATGGTGTCCAGCAGCAGGCCGATACACACCGTGGTGCCCAGTTGGCCGATCGTGCGCAGATCACTGACCAGCATCGACAGCATGGTGAACGCGAACACCAGGCCGGCCGAGGTCACCACGGCGCCCGTGCTGCCCAGCGCGCGGATGAGGCCCGTGTTGAGTCCCGCCCCGGTCTCCTCCTTCACCCGGGATATCAACAGCAGGTTGTAGTCGGAGCCGACGGCGACCAGGATGATGAAGCTCAGCGGCAGAATCAGCCAGTGCAGCGGCAACCCGATGAGGTGCTGCCACATCATGACCGACAACCCGAACGCGCCGGCGAACGAGAACGCGACGGTGCCGGGAATGACCATGGCGGCCACCAGGCTTCGGGTCAGATACAGCATGATGAGGAAGATCAGCACGAACGCCGCGATCGCCACGATGAGCAGATCCGATGCGGCATAGGTCTTGATGTCCAGGTTGTTCGACGCCGCGCCGCCGATGTAGATCCTGGCGCCGGCCAGCGAGGTCTCCTTGAGCGCCATCTTGATGGCGTCGGGGAACTGCTCGACGTGTTCGATGCCCTCCGGGGCCATGGCGTTGCCCTCGTGGGTGATGATGAACCGGGCGGCCTTGCCGTCGGGTGACATCAGCAGCTTCATGCCGGTCTTGACGTCGTCGTTGTCGAACGCCTCGTGGGGGATGTAGAAGAAGTCGTCGCTGCGCGCCGCGTCGAAATCGTTGCCGACGTTGATCTGGTCGTAGTACGTCTGGTCGGTCTGGGTGGATTGCAGATGCGCCGGGCCGTAGTTGTTGGTGATGACTCCCAGCAGCGCCCGGCTGTCGGCGATCATCCGCTCCAGTTGCGTGATCATCTGCGGCAGCAGGCGATCGATGGCCTCGAACGAGACGACGGCGTTGCCGATCTGTTCATCGAGGCTGTCGATGCCGTCGAGCGAGTCGAACAGCGAACGCATCGCGAAGCACACCGGGATGTCGAAACAGTGTGGTTCCCAGTAGAAGTAGTTCTTGAGTGGGCGCAGGAAGTCGTCGAGATTCGAGATGCCCTCGTTCACCTCGTCGGTCACCTCCTTGAGGTTCTCGAATGTCAAGACGGTCGAGTGCAATTCGGCCGACATCTGCTGGGTGATCGTGATCACGTGCTGCAAGACCTCGACCGAACGTGCCTGGATCTCGGCCTGTCTGTCGGTGTTCTCGTTCGCCTGCTCGCTGAACGGCAGTTGCTGGCCGTTGGTGCTGCCCTGCGTGGTGAACAGGTAGGGAATGGTCGCGTGCTCCAAGGGCCGGCCCAGTGGCCTGGTGATGCTCTGCACCATGGCCACACCGGGAAGCCGGATGAGGGCTTTGGCCACACGGTCCAGGGAGATGAAGTCCGCCGAATTGCGCATATCGTGATCGGTCTCGATCATCAGCATCTCGGAGAACAGCTTGCTCTGGTTGAAATGCCGGTCGGCGGCCTGGAAACCGAGATTGGCCGGCGCATCCACCGGTTGGTATGCCCGATCGTCGTAGTTGACACGGTAGGACGGGACGAACACCGCGCCGACCATGACGACCGCGGCGCTGGCGACGAAAATCGGTTTGGGCCAGCGCACGACGCTCGTGCCGATACGCCGATACAGGTGGCCCCGGGTCGGTCGTTTCGGATCGAACAGTGCCAGCAGGCTGCCCAGCGTCAGCAGTGCGGGTGCGAGCGTCAACGCCGCCGCGATCGTGAACAGCATGCTGATGGCCACGGCCGGGCCCATGGTGTGGAAGTAGTCGAGACGCGCGAGGCTCAGACAGAAACAGGCGCCCGCGATCGTCAGGCCGGATCCGATGATGATCGGGGCCACGCTGCGGTAGGCGGTGAAGTAGGCGTCCTCACGGGACTCACCGGACTGGCGGGCCTCGTGGTAGCGGCCCAGCAGGAAGATACCGTAATCCGTTCCGGCGCCGAGGGTCAGCGCCACCACCACGTTCACCGCGAATGACGACAGCGGGATGAGACCGAAGTGCCCGAGGGTCGCGATGACGCCTTTGGCGACGAGCATCTCGATGAGCACGGCGGGCAGGGGTACGAGCAGGCACGCCGCCGACCGGTAGACCAGCAGCAGCATCACGACGATGAGGATGATCGTGAAGATCGTGATGTTGTTGAGGCTGGAGTTCGCGGTCGAGAGGGTGTCCGAGGTCAACGGTGCGGCACCGCTCACGTAGACCTTGAGGCCCTGGGGCGGTGCGTCGTCGGCGATGATGTCGCGGACCGCGTCGACGGACTCGTTGGCCTCGAGCTGACCGATGTTTCCCGCAAGACGCAAGAGCACGAATGAGGCTTTGCCATCGACACTCTGGGCGCCTGCCGCGGTGATGGGCTTGCCCCACAGATCCATCACGTACTGCACGTGCTCGGTGTCGGCCTGCAATCGGCGGACCAGATCGTCGTAGTACCTGTGGTCGCCGTCGTCGAGGGGGCGGTCGGCCTCGAAGACCAGCATGGTCAGGTTGGTGGAGTCGGATTCCTGAAACTTCTCGCCGATGTGCAGCAGCGCGACCTGGGACGGCGCGTAGTTCGGGATCATCGGGCCGGCGAGTTCGTCGGCGACGTGCTCGACCTGTGGGATGAAGGTGTTGGTGGTGACCGCGAGCAGGCCCCAGAACACGATGATCGGCACGGCCAGCACACGCACGGTACGCGCGAAGAACGGCCGGCCCGCCCGGTGTGCGCTCATGCGGACTTGACCCGGCACGTGACGTCCGCGTTGGCGTGCGTCGATGAACGTTCGTCGCGCACAACGTCGTTCACGAGGATGCGGCAACCGACCTCGCCGCCCTGGACCTGCGCGGAGATGCTCCCGGACACGACGGTCAACGTCGTGGTCTCGGTGTGGGACCAGGGGAGTTCGCTGACGTCGACGCGGTGCGGGTTGCCTTCGATGTCGACGTAGGTCAGCATCCCGCCGTTTCCGGGTGATCCGAACAGTTCGTACGTCATGCGTTTCGGTGTGAACTGTTCCGGTGCCTGCGCGGCGAGCACCGTGGGCACCGGTCCGGGGGCCGACATCTCGTGCACCTTCCAGACCGCCAGGGAACCGATTCCGAGGGCGATGACGGTGACGGCGGGCAGCCAGCCTTTCTGCAGGGCGCCGGGCACGACAGTTCGGCGCGCCGTCGTGCGCTCACCCGTCTTCCGCGCGGGCGGTTTCACGGCCACGAGGGTCATATGTATATCACCTATGTGATTCGATGCTGCTGGAGATCTTGCTTGCTAGGGGCCAAACTCCATGGCATCCAATTTTTATTCCATCCCAGGCCAAGAATTCGCGCCTGAACACCTGTCAACTTTCAGAAGTGCAATGAATGTGTCCCCAATTTACTTCCTGTGAATGATATAAATGACCTGTGAGCACAGTGGTCGACACCCGCAGTGTGGAAGCCATCTCGGAGATGATCATCACCGGCACGGATCTTCTGTGGCGACATCTGGTCGACCGCACCGCGCTGAGCTCCAGCGCAACACTTCTGCTCAATCGACTCGAACGTCAGGGACCGATGCGGCTGACCGCGCTGGCCGAGGCGGAGGGCGCGAGCCAGTCGGGCATGACGCAACTGGTGCAACGGCTGGAACAGCAGGGACTGGTGGAACGCTGCAGCGATCCCGAAGACGGACGCGCGCGGCTCGTGGCGATCAGCGAAGCGGGCCGCAAACAGTGGGACACGCGCGCCGAGATCCGCAGGCAGCGCCTCACCGGACTGCTGGCCGCCGTGCCCGCCGACGATCAGGTGGCGCTCGCGCTCGCCGCGCAGATCGGGGCACGGGTGCTCACGCAGATGCGCGAGATCGCCGACGCCGGGCTCAGCGAGTGATCCGCTTGGCGTAGAAGACCCGGGAGTATCCGTCCTGTTCACCGCGGGCCGTATCGACGTAGCCATGCCGGGGGTAGAACGTCTGGTTCTCGGTCATCTTCTCGTTGGTGTAAAGCCGCACCTCCGGCAGCCCGAGTTCACGGGCATCCTGCTCGGCCCGGGCAAGCAACCGCGCACCGTACCCACGGCCCTGTGTGCCGGGCGCGACGGCGACGGTGTCGAGCAGCAGGTGGTCGTCGTGCACCTCGTTGACGAGCGCCCCGACCAGCCTGCCGTCGGCCTCCAGCACCCACACTCGCGAATTCTCCAGCGCTGCGGCGTAATCGGCCGACATCGGTGCGGGCTCCCGACCGATTCTGGGGACGTACAGCGCGAACGCATCCCGCACGAGCCGTTCGATGCCGGGTACGTCGGAGGGCTCAGCACGGCGGATGACGGTGTCACTCACCCGACAACCGTAGAACACGGGGAGCCGTGGTCACCGGCGAAGGCAGCCGAAGCGGCGCGACGCCAGGGGTGATGCTGCCCAACACCGCGGCACGGCGGGCGCCTGTCCCGGAAGGCAACGTGCCGGGCAGGCCATGGAAAGTGAGGAATCCCAGTACCGCGAATGCCAGGGCTTCCTTGGCATCCGACGGCAGGCCGAGTTGATCGGAGGACCGCAGGGGTACAGACGGCAGTTCTTCACCGATCATGTTCATCAACACAGGATTTCGTGTGCCGCCGCCTGAGGCGAACAGCTCGGTGACACCGTGTGCGCGACACGCATCGGCGACCGTGACGGCGGTGAGCCGGGCGAGTGTGGCCAGCACGTCATCCGCGTTCACCGGTGG
Coding sequences:
- a CDS encoding GNAT family N-acetyltransferase, whose protein sequence is MSDTVIRRAEPSDVPGIERLVRDAFALYVPRIGREPAPMSADYAAALENSRVWVLEADGRLVGALVNEVHDDHLLLDTVAVAPGTQGRGYGARLLARAEQDARELGLPEVRLYTNEKMTENQTFYPRHGYVDTARGEQDGYSRVFYAKRITR
- a CDS encoding RND family transporter, coding for MSAHRAGRPFFARTVRVLAVPIIVFWGLLAVTTNTFIPQVEHVADELAGPMIPNYAPSQVALLHIGEKFQESDSTNLTMLVFEADRPLDDGDHRYYDDLVRRLQADTEHVQYVMDLWGKPITAAGAQSVDGKASFVLLRLAGNIGQLEANESVDAVRDIIADDAPPQGLKVYVSGAAPLTSDTLSTANSSLNNITIFTIILIVVMLLLVYRSAACLLVPLPAVLIEMLVAKGVIATLGHFGLIPLSSFAVNVVVALTLGAGTDYGIFLLGRYHEARQSGESREDAYFTAYRSVAPIIIGSGLTIAGACFCLSLARLDYFHTMGPAVAISMLFTIAAALTLAPALLTLGSLLALFDPKRPTRGHLYRRIGTSVVRWPKPIFVASAAVVMVGAVFVPSYRVNYDDRAYQPVDAPANLGFQAADRHFNQSKLFSEMLMIETDHDMRNSADFISLDRVAKALIRLPGVAMVQSITRPLGRPLEHATIPYLFTTQGSTNGQQLPFSEQANENTDRQAEIQARSVEVLQHVITITQQMSAELHSTVLTFENLKEVTDEVNEGISNLDDFLRPLKNYFYWEPHCFDIPVCFAMRSLFDSLDGIDSLDEQIGNAVVSFEAIDRLLPQMITQLERMIADSRALLGVITNNYGPAHLQSTQTDQTYYDQINVGNDFDAARSDDFFYIPHEAFDNDDVKTGMKLLMSPDGKAARFIITHEGNAMAPEGIEHVEQFPDAIKMALKETSLAGARIYIGGAASNNLDIKTYAASDLLIVAIAAFVLIFLIMLYLTRSLVAAMVIPGTVAFSFAGAFGLSVMMWQHLIGLPLHWLILPLSFIILVAVGSDYNLLLISRVKEETGAGLNTGLIRALGSTGAVVTSAGLVFAFTMLSMLVSDLRTIGQLGTTVCIGLLLDTMIVRSLVVPCLLRLLGPWFWWPTFIRQRPLRQAVRQRERADVV
- a CDS encoding alpha/beta fold hydrolase, whose translation is MPLILTHGWPDSFWRYAKVIALLTDPASHGGDPADAFDVVVPDLPGFGYSDRPRIPALNAAEVAALWSRLMTALGYPRYGAVGGDIGSSVSRFLALDFPEQVVAVHRMDAGLPAGTAELGDLSEDERRWIEEATRWGGAEGAYAAMHRTKPQTAAVGLTDSPAGLAAWIVEKMRAWSDCGGDVESVFSKDDLLTNVTVYWMTATIGSSMRMYRANAAIPVEQYARRVEVPTGYSLFRGDIVRPPHAWLHRTSNAVYITEPPRGGHFAPYEQPELYAEELRNFFRPYRNHT
- a CDS encoding MmpS family transport accessory protein; translation: MTLVAVKPPARKTGERTTARRTVVPGALQKGWLPAVTVIALGIGSLAVWKVHEMSAPGPVPTVLAAQAPEQFTPKRMTYELFGSPGNGGMLTYVDIEGNPHRVDVSELPWSHTETTTLTVVSGSISAQVQGGEVGCRILVNDVVRDERSSTHANADVTCRVKSA
- a CDS encoding gamma-glutamyltransferase family protein translates to MPFTTRPTVTGWHGMAASTHWLASGTAQAVLERGGNAFDAAVAAGFVLHVAEPHLNGPGGDMVALVSTSTTPQPVVLVGQGPAPAGATIAAFRERGLTHVPGAGALAAAVPAAVETWFHLLERYGTWRLSDVLGYAAEYAERGIECSEQLSAVLATMARHFTAHWPTSRDVWLPDGTPPAPGDLVRNPAYAAVLRRLSEAGATGTRVAGIDRARRMWRNEIASAIVEFTSRPHRHSGGGDHAGVLTTSDFQNLRIGSEASLRLRFRGVDVVKAGFWSSGPVLLQALGILDQAAASRSIDPDTAAGAHTIVETVKLAMADREAYYGDARPDQGVLGQLLSVEYCAERAGAITDHAATVVDPGVLPGIRPYRSRTTVTPHDELGTGEPTVSRTGETRGDTCHLDVVDRFGNMISATPSGGWLQSSPAVPGLGFCLGTRLQMTWLDEDSPSALKPGTRPRTTLSPTMVLEAGVPVTSLGTPGGDQQDQWQLLYLLRTIVTGMTPQQAIDAPMYHTTAFPGSFVPRTASERGVVVEDRAGTEVIDGLRGRGHDVTVTDGWSLGRLSMVGRDRVTGRLCAAANPRGGTGYAVGR
- a CDS encoding MarR family winged helix-turn-helix transcriptional regulator encodes the protein MSTVVDTRSVEAISEMIITGTDLLWRHLVDRTALSSSATLLLNRLERQGPMRLTALAEAEGASQSGMTQLVQRLEQQGLVERCSDPEDGRARLVAISEAGRKQWDTRAEIRRQRLTGLLAAVPADDQVALALAAQIGARVLTQMREIADAGLSE